The following proteins come from a genomic window of Salminus brasiliensis chromosome 15, fSalBra1.hap2, whole genome shotgun sequence:
- the vps54 gene encoding vacuolar protein sorting-associated protein 54, with protein MASGPGSSPMAQPSLGSSGPDGFFRKPREAASSSRHYRPPCSLPDVCPKEPTGDARGLCEGPSVVADQHRWTVYNSKVNLPAALNDPRLAKRESDFFTKTWGLDFTETEVMPSFYLPNITAEHFSAYLQETAQREKIHERCRNICPSKDDLSLPNVTNNHDKAKEELEQVPKIFMRPDFVLNDPATFNAVLPWSHFSVAGGKNSRDGASSRLLQEKLSHYLDVVEVSIARQISLRSEAFFHAMSSQHELQDRLRETAVAVATLRARTAAMERVMCRGPLQALKDTVTRSNCTKLHGKLKLMAAVQQTQPTVQLLLSTSEFVGALELIATTKEVLQQELQGIHSFRHLGSQLCEMEKLIDKMMVADFTTYSRSDLNRSFEDDSQVLEKDRLQSLVFGLLRQRKLDFLDIYSEEMMQAAKGIIRQCVLRSVSQIEDIDTDTVVKIQDQMRLMTFTQWFELLQNVFEHFVLFLTRIKATLSVIRNVVLEVLDSCQRNRMADASSAVAGGNSRDNEDEDEEVSGGSGLRPGEAELAYLTHEGLFISDALSEAERRGGAAAQTKTHTQTRAETSGSDSASGTTESSSSREQTTNTTSSLPTGGTTSIEDLMPSDLELGRVANNIQELLYTASDISHDRCVKVLLAKAKDCSLERLSSAEFVCVSRAVEGFVKETEALCCRRSVSLRGALQSQANRFVHRFHEERKTKLSLLLDTERWKQAEVPAEFQHLVDSIADGHITLPERKPAGTEDKKPSDFLLVDGQKYAVVGTVLLLIRIFLEYCQCVNDIPSIATDMLTRLSDLLKHFNSRSCQLVLGAGALQVVGLKTITTKNLALVSRCLQLVVHYIPIIRAHFETKLQPKQYSILRHFDHITKDYNDHIAEISAKLVAIMDGLFERVLSKYEVKAPMPSLCFRNVCKQMAKMHEAIHELLPEEQTQMLFLRINTSFKMHLKRQLSRLGVINDGGPQHGLVVVDVAFYTENIQALRSLERLDLNMPEIWEQKR; from the exons ATGGCGTCTGGACCGGGCTCGTCACCGATGGCCCAGCCCAGCTTGGGCAGCAGCGGCCCAGACGGATTCTTCCGGAAGCCCAGAGAGGCGGCCAGTTCCTCCAGACACTACAGACCCCCCTGCTCACTCCCTGATGTCTGTCCCAAGGAGCCCACCG GGGATGCTCGGGGGCTGTGTGAGGGTCCGTCGGTGGTGGCGGATCAGCACAGATGGACGGTGTATAACTCTAAAGTGAACCTTCCGGCGGCCCTGAATGACCCGCGACTGGCCAAGCGTGAATCAGACTTCTTCACCAAGACCTGGGGGCTGGATTTCACCGAGACCGAGGTGATGCCTTCGTTCTACCTGCCCAACATAACAGCCGAACACTTCAGCGCATATCTGCAGGAGACCGCTCAG AGGGAGAAAATCCACGAGAGGTGTAGGAATATTTGTCCCAGTAAAGACGATCTCTCCCTGCCCAACGTCACAAACAACCACG ATAAAGCCAAAGAAGAGCTTGAGCAGGTGCCTAAG ATCTTCATGAGGCCGGACTTCGTGCTGAATGACCCCGCCACCTTTAACGCTGTGTTACCATGGTCACACTTCAGCGTTGCCGGAGGGAAAAACAGTCGGGACGGTGCATCTTCACGGTTATTACAGGAAAAG TTGAGTCACTATCTGGACGTCGTAGAGGTCAGCATTGCCCGGCAGATCTCTCTGCGCTCCGAGGCATTTTTCCACGCCATGTCCTCCCAGCACGAGCTGCAGGACCGGCTGCGGGAGACGGCGGTTGCCGTGGCAACGCTGAGGGCTCGGACCGCGGCGATGGAGCGGGTGATGTGCCGCGGGCCGCTCCAAGCGCTGAAGGACACGGTGACCCGCAGCAACTGTACAAAGCTGCACGGAAAGCTCAAGCTGATGGCGGCGGTGCAGCAGACGCAGCCCACGGTGCAGTTACTGCTGTCCACCTCCGAGTTCGTGGGGGCGCTGGAGCTCATCGCCACCACCAAGGAGGTGCTACAGCAGGAGCTGCAGGGCATACACAGCTTCAG gcATTTGGGCTCTCAGCTGTGTGAGATGGAGAAGCTGATTGATAAAATGATGGTGGCTGATTTCACTACCTATTCCAGAAGTGACCTCAACCGCTCCTTTGAGGACGACAGCCAAGTGCTGGAAAAG GACCGTCTTCAGTCTCTGGTTTTTGGTTTACTGAGGCAGAGGAAGCTGGATTTCCTGGATATTTACAGTGAGGAGATGATGCAGGCAGCTAAAGGCATCATCAGGCAG TGCGTGTTAAGATCCGTGTCTCAGATTGAGGACATTGACACAGACACTGTTGTAAA gATTCAGGATCAGATGAGGTTGATGACGTTTACTCAGTGGTTCGAGTTGCTGCAGAACGTTTTTGAGCACTTCGTTCTATTCCTTACGAGGATCAAG gCCACTCTCAGCGTGATCCGTAACGTTGTTCTAGAAGTCCTGGACAGTTGCCAGAGAAACCGCATGGCTGACGCATCCTCTGCAGTTGCCGGCGGGAACTCTAGGGACAATGAAGACGAGGATGAGGAGGTTTCTGGAGGCTCGGGTCTTCGTCCCGGGGAGGCGGAGCTTGCATATCTCACACACGAGGGGTTGTTCATCAGCGATGCCTTGAGTGAAGCGGAACGGCGCGGTGGCGCAGCCGCTCAGACAAAAACGCACACGCAAACACGAGCGGAAACATCCGGGAGCGACTCGGCCTCAGGAACCACGGAGTCGTCCTCCAGCAGGGAGCAAACCACTAACACTACCTCCTCCCTGCCCACAGGGGGCACCACCTCGAT tGAGGATTTGATGCCGTCTGATCTGGAACTGGGCCGAGTGGCCAACAACATCCAGGAGCTTCTCTACACCGCCTCGGACATCAGCCATGACCGCTGTGTGAAAGTCCTACTGGCTAAAGCCaag GACTGCTCTCTGGAGCGGTTGAGTTCTGccgagtttgtgtgtgtgagccggGCGGTGGAGGGTTTCGTGAAGGAGACAGAGGCTCTGTGCTGCAGACGCAGCGTCAGTCTGAGAGGGGCGCTGCAGAGCCAAGCTAACCGCTTTGTCCACCGCTTCCACGAGGAGCGCAAAACCAAACTCAG tCTACTGCTGGACACTGAGAGATGGAAACAGGCAGAGGTCCCGGCTGAGTTTCAGCACCTGGTCGACTCCATTGCTGATGGGCACATCACACTGCCTGAACGCAAACCTGCAG GTACGGAGGACAAGAAGCCCAGTGACTTCCTGCTGGTTGATGGGCAGAAATATGCCGTCGTCGG GACGGTGCTGCTGCTGATCCGGATCTTTCTGGAATACTGCCAGTGTGTGAATGACATCCCGTCCATCGCAACGGACATGCTCACACGCCTCTCAGATCTCCTCAAG CACTTCAACTCACGGAGCTGTCAGCTGGTGCTGGGAGCCGGAGCTCTGCAGGTGGTGGGCCTCAAAACCATCACCACCAAGAACCTGG ctcTCGTGTCTCGCTGTCTGCAGCTTGTTGTTCACTACATCCCCATCATCAGAGCTCACTTTGAGACCAAACTGCAGCCCAAACAATACAGCATCCTGCGCCACTTTGACCATATCACGaag gacTATAACGACCACATTGCTGAGATTTCGGCTAAGCTCGTGGCCATCATGGACGGTCTGTTCGAGAGAGTACTGTCAAAG TATGAAGTGAAAGCGCCGATGCCGTCGCTGTGTTTCCGTAATGTCTGCAAACAAATGGCCAAAATGCATGAGGCCATCCATGAGCTCCTTCCTGAGGAACAGACACAG atgTTGTTTCTGCGGATCAACACAAGCTTTAAGATGCACCTGAAGAGGCAGCTGTCTCGGCTGGGGGTCATAAACGATGGTGGTCCTCAGCACGG gctggtggtggtggacgTCGCCTTCTACACGGAGAACATTCAGGCACTGCGCTCGCTGGAGCGGTTGGACTTAAACATGCCAGAGATCTGGGAGCAGAAGAGGTGA